From Epinephelus lanceolatus isolate andai-2023 chromosome 12, ASM4190304v1, whole genome shotgun sequence, the proteins below share one genomic window:
- the sirt6 gene encoding NAD-dependent protein deacylase sirtuin-6, giving the protein MSVNYAAGLSPYADKGVCGLPEVFDSPEELKVKAETLAQMIKESEYLVVHSGAGISTSAGIPDFRGPKGVWTLEEKGESPHFDTTFEDARPSLTHMALLGLQRAGYLKYLISQNVDGLHVRSGFPRDLLSELHGNMFVEKCEKCGRQYVRDKVIGVMGLKPTGRYCDVVRSRGLRACRGKLISTILDWEDALPDRDLNKADDASRRADLALTLGTSMQIKPSGDLPLLTKRKGGKLAIVNLQATKHDKHAHLRIHGYVDDVMKEVMELLGLEIPKWEGPTLCESSKVASESTTDVKPPRAVTAEKKVKKEAIKEERKRDTTALTEDGGVMEEAVSVKRERAEPPVEINEEK; this is encoded by the exons ATGTCTGTGAATTATGCTGCCGGACTGTCGCCGTACGCGGACAAAGGTGTTTGCGGACTTCCGGAG GTGTTCGACAGCCCTGAGGAGCTGAAGGTGAAGGCGGAGACCCTCGCTCAGATGATTAAAGAATCTGAGTACTTGGTCGTCCACTCTGGAGCAGGAATCAGCACCTCAGCAGGCATCCCTGACTTCAG GGGTCCGAAGGGTGTGTGGACGTTAGAAGAAAAGGGTGAGTCACCTCACTTTGACACCACATTTGAAGATGCCCGACCCAGCCTGACTCACATGGCCCTCCTGGGACTGCAGAGGGCTGGCTACCTCAAGTATCTCATCAGCCAGAATGTGGACGGCCTACATGTGCGATCAGGCTTCCCCAG GGATCTGTTATCGGAGCTTCATGGGAACATGTTTGTGGAGAAGTGTGAGAAGTGTGGCAG GCAGTATGTCAGAGACAAAGTGATCGGCGTGATGGGACTGAAACCGACAGGACGTTACTGTGATGTGGTTCGATCCAGAGGACTCAGAGCCTGCAG AGGAAAGCTGATCAGCACTATACTGGACTGGGAGGATGCTCTTCCTGACAGAGACCTGAACAAAGCAGACGATGCCAGCAG ACGAGCAGACCTGGCACTGACGCTCGGCACCTCCATGCAGATCAAACCCAGTGGAGACCTTCCACTTCTCACCAAGCGCAAAGGAGGGAAACTGGCCATTGTCAACCTGCAGGCCACGAAACAC GACAAGCATGCCCACCTGCGTATCCATGGTTACGTGGATGATGTAATGAAAGAGGTAATGGAGCTGCTGGGATTGGAAATCCCAAAGTGGGAAGGTCCGACTCTCTGTGAGAGCTCCAAAGTGGCCTCTGAGTCCACCACAGACGTCAAACCACCACGTGCAGTTACAGCAGAGAAAAAGGTGAAAAAGGAGGCGAttaaggaggagaggaaaagagacaCAACGGCACTAACAGAGGATGGGGGTGTTATGGAGGAGGCGGTGTCGGTAAAGAGGGAGAGAGCGGAGCCCCCAGTGGAGATAAATGAAGAGAAATAG
- the cdc34b gene encoding cell division cycle 34 homolog b → MAQHDHSHVASSQKALMLEMKSLQEEPVEGFKITLVDEADLYNWEVAIFGPPNTHYEGGYFKARIKFPIDYPYSPPAFRFLTKMWHPNIYENGDVCISILHPPVDDPQSGELPSERWNPTQNVRTILLSVISLLNEPNTFSPANVDASVMYRKWRDSKGKDREYVEIIRKQVVATKAEAERDGVKVPTTLAEYCVRTRAPAPDEGSDLFYDYYYDDDDVEGEDGDCCYDEDDSGTEES, encoded by the exons ATGGCGCAACACGACCACTCTCATGTAGCCAGTTCACAGAAAGCACTCATGTTGGAGATGAAGAGTCTTCAGGAGGAGCCTGTCGAGGGATTCAAAATAACACTGGTGGACGAGGCTGATCTGTACAACTGGGAAGTGGCCATTTTCGGTCCGCCAAATACTCACTATGAAGGGGGGTATTTTAAG GCTCGGATCAAGTTCCCTATAGATTACCCATACTCCCCACCTGCCTTCCGGTTCCTCACCAAGATGTGGCACCCCAACATCTACGAG AATGGAGACGTATGTATTTCTATATTGCACCCTCCAGTGGACGACCCGCAGAGTGGAGAGCTGCCTTCAGAGAGATGGAATCCTACCCAGAATGTCCG GACCATTTTGCTGAGTGTGATCTCACTGCTGAATGAACCCAACACCTTCTCTCCTGCCAACGTGGACGCCTCCGTCATGTACCGCAAGTGGAGGGACAGCAAGGGCAAGGACCGCGAATATGTCGAGATCATCAG GAAACAGGTAGTGGCCACCAAAGCGGAAGCTGAGCGCGACGGTGTGAAGGTGCCCACTACACTGGCCGAGTACTGCGTCCGCACACGCGCCCCGGCCCCCGACGAAGGCTCCGACCTCTTCTATGACTATTACTATGACGACGACGACGTGGAGGGCGAGGACGGCGACTGCTGCTACGATGAGGACGACTCGGGCACGGAGGAGTCGTGA